From Halanaeroarchaeum sulfurireducens, a single genomic window includes:
- a CDS encoding DUF7345 domain-containing protein has protein sequence MSERPSQPTRLHRLGSVALATTLIASLLVAGVGSASAQSQQDSPAVVVDVAESGDTAITVVMAYDLTDERDRDAFETLQNDDEALADLESRFTDRMDRIATATTNRVDREVIASDVTVDLAIVDDTGVVRLSVTLENLAAVEDGQIVITEPFASGFATDRPVVVTYPAEYEVENVTPAPDETDETLTWESNTSFDGFELVLASSSDATGTQTPGFGPIAALVAVAGAAFVVWRRRD, from the coding sequence ATGAGCGAACGCCCCTCGCAGCCGACACGATTGCACCGACTCGGTAGCGTCGCACTCGCGACCACGCTGATCGCCTCGCTGCTGGTCGCCGGCGTCGGGTCGGCGAGCGCGCAGTCCCAGCAGGATAGCCCCGCCGTCGTCGTGGACGTGGCCGAGAGCGGGGACACGGCCATCACGGTCGTGATGGCCTACGACCTGACAGACGAACGCGACCGCGACGCCTTCGAGACGCTCCAAAACGACGACGAGGCCCTCGCCGACCTCGAGTCCCGGTTCACGGACCGGATGGACCGCATCGCCACGGCGACGACGAACCGGGTCGATCGTGAGGTCATCGCGAGCGACGTGACCGTCGACCTCGCGATCGTCGACGACACCGGCGTCGTCCGGCTCTCGGTCACACTGGAGAATCTCGCCGCCGTCGAGGACGGCCAAATCGTCATCACCGAACCGTTCGCGAGCGGGTTCGCGACCGACCGGCCGGTCGTCGTCACGTACCCTGCTGAGTACGAGGTCGAGAACGTGACTCCCGCGCCCGACGAGACTGACGAGACGCTGACCTGGGAGTCGAATACCAGCTTCGACGGCTTCGAACTCGTCCTCGCGTCCTCCAGCGACGCCACCGGGACTCAGACGCCCGGGTTCGGCCCGATAGCCGCGCTCGTGGCAGTCGCCGGCGCAGCGTTCGTCGTCTGGCGGCGTCGCGACTGA
- a CDS encoding type IV pilin, with amino-acid sequence MPSELSDDNRDERATTPVVGIVLLVALTVILAAVLGSFVFGFGENLNEPAPTAQISLSDGGDAGEVNVSHQSGDAISFDDVSVIADGSTVTATTPGELEAGEGGVITITEGGFNGSKTEIQLRHDPSNSIIARGTVTVGDNS; translated from the coding sequence ATGCCCAGTGAATTATCCGACGATAACCGAGACGAACGCGCCACCACCCCAGTCGTCGGTATCGTTCTCTTGGTCGCCCTCACCGTCATTTTGGCGGCCGTCCTCGGGTCGTTCGTCTTCGGATTTGGAGAGAACCTGAACGAACCCGCTCCGACCGCGCAGATCAGCCTCTCGGACGGCGGTGACGCGGGCGAAGTCAACGTCAGCCACCAAAGTGGCGACGCCATCTCGTTCGATGACGTCAGCGTCATCGCCGACGGATCCACAGTGACCGCCACGACCCCCGGCGAGCTGGAAGCGGGAGAAGGTGGCGTCATCACGATCACGGAGGGCGGATTTAACGGATCTAAAACAGAGATCCAGCTCCGTCACGACCCGAGTAATTCCATCATCGCCCGGGGAACCGTCACGGTCGGTGACAATAGCTAA
- a CDS encoding pro-sigmaK processing inhibitor BofA family protein, with product MVTPPELAVLAVIVLALLIAYTLVKAVKPFIVNAVVGLVVLLLAGLVGYGVQITWIVVLVVAIGGIPGALLVLILGNLNVVFEPALLIPLL from the coding sequence ATGGTCACTCCACCAGAACTGGCTGTCCTGGCAGTCATCGTCCTCGCCCTTCTGATCGCGTACACCCTCGTCAAGGCCGTCAAACCGTTCATCGTCAACGCGGTCGTGGGATTGGTGGTCCTCCTCCTTGCCGGACTCGTCGGCTACGGGGTGCAGATCACCTGGATCGTCGTCCTGGTCGTCGCGATCGGTGGCATTCCAGGCGCGCTGCTCGTGCTCATACTCGGAAACCTGAACGTCGTCTTCGAGCCGGCCCTCCTGATCCCGCTGCTCTAG
- a CDS encoding DEAD/DEAH box helicase — MSQQVQRVDTLFVHGLGDEYLVAPIRDGDRLFRSRLELSETTAGPRPAKFRIQDGSSEEPRPPDEFVEIARRSRRIRLSQQTAKAARSEFKEMLSGYQLEATVVRTCRLCANRGRYAPITEETAIKRDHEYICQDCAIRELERELSFTGQLTGAAQDRLEDLLLEVQDLDRITNLLEGNLDSDLTKFDEISATTDEIDTVPVSDLDLHPGVQGLLEDRFDSLLPVQSLAVENGLLDGDDQLVVSATATGKTLVGEIAGLHRHLSGKGKMLFLVPLVALANQKHEDFRDEYGHLADVTIRVGASRLRDDGGRFDPDADVIVGTYEGVDHALRTGRNLGDIGTVVIDEVHNLQDDDRGHRLDGLITRLKHYTEGRSEDREGYGGAQWVYLSATVGNPSHLAEHLEANLVEFEERPVPIERHVTFADEGEKARIEDKLVRREFDQESSLGYQGQTIVFTNSRRRCHEISRKLEYPSAAYHAGLDYGKRKQVERQFADQDIAAVVTTAALAAGVDFPASQVVFDTLAMGIEWLSVQEFEQMLGRAGRPDYHDRGKVYLLIEPDASYHGSMEATEDEIAFKLLKGEMEDVVAHYDEDATVEETLANVTVGGTAVKRLNDRMLGEIPTKQALGRLIEYDFIDGLEPTPRGRAVTRHFLDPESAFTIIEGVHRGDDPFDIVADVELLDEQD, encoded by the coding sequence GTGTCACAGCAGGTCCAGCGGGTGGATACGCTATTCGTCCACGGTCTGGGAGACGAATATCTCGTCGCCCCGATACGGGACGGCGACCGACTCTTTCGGTCTCGCCTGGAACTGTCCGAGACGACCGCCGGTCCGCGCCCGGCGAAGTTCCGCATCCAGGACGGCAGCAGCGAAGAGCCACGCCCGCCCGACGAGTTCGTCGAGATCGCCAGACGATCGCGCCGGATCCGGCTCTCACAGCAGACCGCGAAAGCGGCCCGCTCGGAGTTCAAAGAGATGCTTTCCGGGTATCAACTGGAGGCGACGGTCGTTCGCACCTGCCGGCTCTGTGCGAACCGCGGGCGGTACGCGCCGATCACGGAGGAGACGGCGATCAAACGCGACCACGAGTACATCTGTCAGGACTGCGCGATCCGTGAACTCGAACGGGAACTCTCCTTTACCGGACAGCTCACCGGCGCCGCCCAGGACCGGCTCGAAGACCTGCTCCTCGAGGTCCAGGATCTCGATCGGATCACGAATCTCCTCGAGGGGAACCTCGACTCGGACCTGACGAAGTTCGACGAGATCTCGGCGACGACGGACGAGATCGACACCGTCCCCGTCAGCGACCTGGATCTCCACCCTGGCGTCCAGGGCCTCCTCGAGGACAGATTCGACAGTCTGCTCCCGGTCCAGAGTCTGGCCGTCGAAAACGGCCTCCTCGACGGTGATGACCAGCTCGTCGTGAGCGCGACCGCCACCGGCAAGACACTCGTCGGCGAGATTGCGGGCCTCCACCGTCACCTCTCGGGGAAGGGGAAGATGCTCTTTCTCGTCCCGCTCGTCGCGCTCGCCAACCAGAAACACGAGGACTTCCGCGATGAGTACGGACACCTCGCGGACGTCACCATCCGCGTGGGCGCGAGTCGGCTCCGCGACGACGGCGGCCGCTTCGACCCCGACGCCGACGTCATCGTCGGCACGTACGAGGGGGTCGACCACGCCCTCCGGACCGGACGGAACCTCGGCGACATCGGCACGGTGGTCATCGACGAGGTCCACAACCTCCAGGACGACGACCGCGGCCACCGCCTCGATGGGCTCATCACCCGGCTCAAGCACTACACCGAAGGCCGGTCGGAGGACCGCGAGGGATACGGGGGCGCCCAGTGGGTCTACCTCTCGGCGACCGTCGGCAATCCCAGCCACCTCGCTGAGCACCTGGAGGCAAACCTCGTCGAGTTCGAGGAGCGCCCCGTCCCCATCGAGCGACACGTCACCTTCGCCGACGAGGGCGAAAAGGCCCGCATCGAGGACAAACTCGTCCGCCGAGAGTTCGACCAGGAGTCCTCGCTGGGGTATCAGGGCCAGACGATCGTCTTCACGAACTCGCGGCGACGGTGTCACGAGATCAGCCGAAAACTCGAATACCCCTCTGCTGCCTACCACGCGGGGCTGGACTACGGCAAGCGAAAGCAGGTCGAACGCCAGTTTGCCGACCAGGACATCGCGGCGGTCGTCACGACCGCGGCACTCGCCGCAGGCGTCGACTTCCCCGCCTCGCAGGTCGTCTTCGACACCCTCGCGATGGGTATCGAATGGCTCTCCGTCCAGGAGTTCGAACAGATGCTCGGCCGTGCCGGTCGTCCGGACTACCACGATCGCGGGAAGGTCTACCTCCTGATCGAACCAGACGCGAGCTATCACGGGAGCATGGAGGCGACCGAAGACGAGATCGCGTTCAAACTCCTCAAGGGTGAGATGGAGGACGTCGTCGCTCACTACGACGAGGACGCCACGGTCGAGGAAACCCTCGCTAACGTCACCGTCGGCGGAACGGCGGTCAAGCGGCTCAACGACCGGATGCTCGGGGAGATCCCCACGAAGCAGGCACTCGGGCGGTTGATCGAGTACGACTTCATCGACGGGCTCGAACCAACCCCGCGGGGACGGGCCGTCACCCGACACTTCCTCGACCCCGAATCGGCGTTCACCATCATCGAGGGCGTCCACCGGGGCGACGACCCCTTCGATATCGTCGCCGATGTCGAACTCCTCGACGAGCAGGACTAG
- a CDS encoding cupin domain-containing protein, whose amino-acid sequence MPEPLLKRAEDVEYQEQDAADGMYRGVLVGPDDGAENYAMRRFRLDPGTEVPRHTNRVEHEQYVLSGTYVVGIEDEEYVVDPGDSLFIPGGTVHWYRNESEEPVSFICVVPNAEDDIELVE is encoded by the coding sequence ATGCCAGAACCGTTGCTCAAGCGTGCCGAGGACGTGGAGTACCAAGAACAGGACGCCGCCGACGGCATGTACAGGGGCGTCCTCGTGGGCCCGGACGATGGCGCGGAGAACTACGCGATGCGCCGATTCCGCCTCGACCCCGGGACAGAGGTCCCCCGGCATACGAATCGGGTCGAACACGAACAGTACGTGCTCTCGGGGACTTACGTGGTCGGAATCGAGGACGAGGAGTACGTCGTCGATCCGGGCGACTCGCTGTTCATCCCGGGTGGCACCGTCCACTGGTATCGCAACGAAAGTGAGGAGCCAGTGTCGTTCATCTGCGTCGTCCCGAACGCGGAGGACGACATCGAGCTGGTGGAGTAG
- a CDS encoding sensor histidine kinase, with protein MIPQSAWNGLDALADSWPWLPFTGVLGAATLTTLSVMQKLQQGAPVTNPDGYVVPVLFGAVAGLGFGYGYRKRARHLESLQEEVASRREKERRLQRYRLAVEGSTNLLTALDREYSILFANPEYRAFHGIPPEEDCSDCTLPEVIGDRAFAEVKPYVDRAFEGDSCEFEVTREGVDGTEREFVIRNFPLVDDGEITGIVAAMTDVTERRERRRELITQKQRYQSLFESIRDAIVVSDTDGRIVNTNPAFTELFGYEFSEVEGAGTAIIYDDDSGFDAAEALNDRSSPDIQSRTNRYRKRSGQVFEGEESLYPVRNPDDQVTGYVAIIRDVSNRETRLQQLQVLERVLRHNINNDMNVIAGYAETIRDDASGPMADYAETILTKSEALVDTADKEREITSHLLRTPTPERRDLRSTILQTVESARERYPGADITTDLPDPCVSTATDAIGQALEELIENAIVHSDRDAPSVRVTVERREDVLEMIIADDGPGIPEMERSVLTGDADIEPLYHGSGLGLWLVNLIVRQSNGVLRFEENDPRGSIVTISLPRTPAGSAQQRPPDPADDSLTSDSRTRPASR; from the coding sequence ATGATTCCCCAATCAGCATGGAACGGCCTCGACGCCCTCGCCGATTCGTGGCCGTGGCTCCCGTTCACCGGCGTCCTGGGAGCGGCCACGCTGACGACGTTATCGGTGATGCAGAAACTCCAGCAGGGAGCGCCCGTGACGAATCCCGATGGATACGTGGTTCCGGTGCTGTTCGGTGCCGTGGCGGGGCTTGGATTCGGCTACGGGTACCGCAAACGCGCGCGCCATCTCGAATCCCTCCAGGAGGAGGTCGCCAGCCGTCGGGAGAAAGAGCGTCGGCTCCAGCGATACCGGCTGGCAGTCGAGGGTTCGACCAATCTACTCACGGCCCTGGACCGTGAGTACTCCATCCTGTTCGCGAACCCCGAGTATCGCGCGTTTCATGGCATTCCTCCCGAGGAGGACTGCAGCGACTGTACCCTGCCGGAGGTCATCGGCGATCGGGCGTTCGCGGAGGTCAAGCCGTACGTCGACCGGGCGTTCGAGGGCGATTCCTGCGAGTTCGAGGTCACACGCGAGGGCGTCGACGGCACCGAACGGGAGTTCGTCATCCGCAATTTCCCGCTCGTCGACGACGGCGAGATAACCGGGATCGTCGCGGCGATGACCGACGTGACCGAGCGCAGGGAACGCCGGCGGGAACTCATCACACAGAAACAGCGCTATCAATCCCTGTTCGAGAGCATTCGGGACGCGATCGTCGTCTCGGATACGGACGGACGCATTGTCAACACGAACCCGGCGTTCACGGAACTGTTCGGGTACGAGTTCTCAGAGGTGGAGGGGGCCGGGACGGCGATCATCTACGACGATGACTCGGGATTCGACGCAGCTGAGGCTCTGAACGACCGCTCGTCTCCCGATATTCAGTCCAGAACGAACCGCTATCGAAAACGGTCGGGGCAGGTGTTCGAGGGCGAGGAGAGTCTGTATCCCGTGCGCAATCCGGATGATCAGGTCACGGGCTACGTGGCAATCATCCGGGACGTCTCCAATCGAGAAACCCGTCTCCAGCAACTCCAGGTGCTCGAACGTGTCCTTCGCCACAACATCAACAACGATATGAACGTCATCGCCGGATACGCCGAAACCATCCGTGATGACGCGTCCGGGCCAATGGCTGACTACGCGGAGACGATACTCACCAAAAGCGAGGCACTCGTCGACACGGCCGACAAAGAGCGGGAGATCACGTCTCACCTCTTGCGAACGCCGACGCCCGAGCGCAGAGACCTTCGCTCGACGATTCTCCAGACCGTCGAATCGGCGCGAGAGCGTTACCCAGGCGCCGACATTACGACCGATCTCCCCGATCCGTGCGTCTCGACCGCGACCGACGCTATCGGGCAGGCCCTCGAGGAACTCATCGAAAATGCCATCGTCCACTCGGACCGGGACGCCCCTTCCGTTCGCGTTACAGTCGAACGCCGGGAGGACGTCCTCGAGATGATCATCGCCGACGACGGCCCCGGCATCCCCGAAATGGAGCGGTCGGTGTTGACCGGCGACGCCGACATCGAACCGCTGTATCACGGGAGCGGATTGGGGCTGTGGCTCGTCAATCTGATCGTGCGTCAGTCGAACGGGGTCCTGCGATTCGAGGAAAACGATCCACGGGGCAGCATCGTGACGATCTCGCTCCCGCGGACGCCCGCCGGATCGGCACAGCAACGCCCCCCTGACCCTGCCGACGATTCGCTCACGTCGGATTCTCGTACGCGTCCAGCCAGTCGCTGA
- a CDS encoding HpcH/HpaI aldolase family protein: MARIADTEGLEAALDNEGVALGLLDNTYSPTLVEFYGELGLDFIWLDLEHGGPDPWDAPTMENLLRAGELADIELLVRLPDTDPTLVRKALDLGVRHVFLPRVETAAEVETAVRSARFQYDGEPGDRGLGAPRARRWGQVPDYVEAEDRETVVGTTIETEAAVENIEDILAVPDLGFVFIGPLDLSVSFGHPNELDHPEVQEAVETVRAAAVDAGVPVGGLGFGMDDVNMKAASGYRILNIGSTTGALGGAISDWLDAYENPT; encoded by the coding sequence ATGGCAAGGATTGCTGATACGGAAGGCCTAGAAGCCGCCCTCGACAACGAGGGTGTCGCACTCGGACTGCTGGACAATACCTACAGTCCGACGCTCGTCGAGTTCTACGGGGAACTCGGCCTCGACTTCATCTGGCTCGACCTCGAGCACGGCGGCCCGGATCCGTGGGACGCCCCCACGATGGAAAATCTGCTCCGTGCCGGTGAACTGGCCGACATCGAATTGCTCGTCCGGCTGCCCGATACCGACCCGACGCTGGTTCGAAAGGCACTGGACCTGGGCGTCAGACACGTGTTCCTCCCGCGAGTCGAGACGGCGGCTGAGGTCGAAACGGCCGTCAGGTCAGCACGGTTCCAGTACGATGGAGAACCGGGGGACCGCGGACTGGGAGCGCCGCGTGCGCGGCGGTGGGGACAGGTACCGGACTACGTCGAGGCCGAGGACCGGGAGACTGTGGTCGGGACCACCATCGAGACCGAGGCGGCCGTCGAGAACATCGAGGACATCCTCGCCGTTCCCGATCTGGGATTCGTGTTCATCGGACCGCTCGACCTCTCGGTGTCGTTCGGACACCCGAACGAACTCGACCACCCCGAGGTCCAGGAGGCCGTGGAGACGGTTCGTGCCGCGGCAGTGGACGCAGGCGTCCCCGTCGGGGGACTGGGCTTCGGCATGGACGACGTCAACATGAAGGCCGCGTCCGGGTATCGCATCCTGAACATCGGGAGTACGACCGGGGCCCTTGGCGGAGCGATCAGCGACTGGCTGGACGCGTACGAGAATCCGACGTGA
- a CDS encoding DUF5814 domain-containing protein encodes MAITDKIYVKNHRQLASQLEVSFPKSAFSGATLDILFQGDLEKLDDASRERVLDFNQDFLDCTCDSNPYCGHPERKFIAYLLDLRAQGLDPESMVAVMTEDYMLYAYPGDLYSFLDGGVRTLEAVEELAEVEGEKGAARRAGERKRELLQ; translated from the coding sequence GTGGCCATCACGGATAAAATCTACGTCAAGAATCACCGCCAGTTGGCCTCCCAGCTCGAGGTGTCCTTCCCGAAGAGCGCCTTCAGCGGCGCGACCCTCGATATCCTCTTCCAGGGCGACCTCGAGAAACTCGACGACGCCTCCCGCGAGCGGGTCCTCGACTTCAACCAGGATTTCCTGGATTGCACCTGCGATTCGAACCCCTACTGCGGCCATCCGGAACGCAAGTTTATCGCCTATCTCCTCGATCTGCGCGCTCAGGGCCTCGACCCCGAATCGATGGTCGCCGTGATGACCGAGGACTACATGCTCTATGCCTACCCCGGTGACCTGTACTCGTTCCTCGACGGTGGGGTCAGGACGCTCGAGGCGGTCGAGGAGCTGGCCGAGGTCGAAGGCGAAAAAGGGGCCGCACGGCGGGCCGGGGAACGTAAACGCGAGTTACTCCAGTAG
- a CDS encoding CopG family transcriptional regulator codes for MGNKNKTISFRVSEDAFEALRDIAEERDISLSAVFRDYVDSLVAHDGKVRVVPENQAEQIENEFPPKVTVPKSFVREHERLELEAKHLRDQLDEYKAYVNALRERIDDEENVDDVVHLDDLDDELDTEDPLDEQFTIG; via the coding sequence ATGGGGAACAAGAACAAGACCATCTCCTTCCGGGTGAGCGAGGACGCCTTCGAGGCGCTCCGCGACATCGCGGAGGAGCGCGACATTTCGCTGTCCGCCGTGTTCCGGGACTACGTCGACTCGCTGGTGGCCCACGACGGAAAGGTCCGGGTCGTGCCGGAAAATCAGGCCGAGCAGATCGAGAACGAGTTCCCACCGAAAGTCACGGTCCCGAAGAGCTTCGTCCGCGAGCACGAACGCCTCGAACTCGAGGCCAAACACCTGCGCGATCAGCTCGACGAATACAAGGCGTACGTCAACGCCCTTCGGGAACGCATCGATGACGAGGAGAACGTCGATGACGTCGTCCATCTCGACGATCTCGACGACGAACTGGACACCGAGGACCCGCTCGACGAACAGTTCACGATCGGGTGA
- a CDS encoding RPA family protein: protein MSESQTPTREVARRVFAAEFNDATHTFKESDDERAPLYALLPTGERANRVFLVGTLTETEDIGDENEYWRGRVVGPTGTFFVYAGQYQPEAATALRELETPTYVAVVGKPRTYETDDGSINVSVRPESITAVDEETRNRWVVETAERTLDRIERFDEEGNEYAEMARREYESGVTTYRDAVVDALESLDEEPSERESSETAP, encoded by the coding sequence ATGAGCGAGAGCCAGACCCCCACGCGCGAGGTCGCACGGCGCGTCTTCGCCGCCGAGTTCAACGACGCGACGCACACGTTCAAGGAATCCGACGACGAACGCGCTCCGCTGTACGCGCTATTGCCGACCGGCGAGCGCGCCAACCGCGTGTTCCTCGTCGGCACGCTCACCGAGACCGAGGACATCGGCGACGAAAACGAGTACTGGCGCGGCCGGGTCGTGGGTCCGACGGGCACGTTCTTCGTGTACGCCGGCCAGTACCAGCCCGAGGCCGCCACCGCCCTGCGCGAACTCGAGACGCCGACCTACGTCGCGGTCGTCGGGAAGCCTCGCACCTACGAGACCGACGACGGGTCGATCAACGTCTCCGTGCGCCCGGAGTCCATCACCGCCGTGGACGAGGAAACCCGCAATCGGTGGGTCGTCGAGACAGCCGAACGCACCCTCGACCGGATCGAGCGCTTCGACGAGGAGGGCAACGAGTACGCCGAAATGGCACGGCGCGAGTACGAAAGCGGCGTCACCACCTATCGCGACGCCGTCGTCGACGCCCTCGAGAGCCTCGACGAGGAGCCGAGCGAACGCGAGTCCTCGGAGACCGCGCCGTGA
- a CDS encoding replication factor A (Replication protein A protects and stabilize the intermediate ssDNA that is generated by the unwinding action of a DNA helicase at the replication fork. In addition, SSBs prevent the formation of secondary structures by single-stranded template DNA.) — MSDVHDTAESVYEQFSDHLDVTVDDIEGRLDRLVSDYKVPLSEARRSVENHYLDEAGLDRDDLGRGSDTDVEVADIDEPEQWVNVTVKVVDLWDARSDAVGQVGLVGDETGTIKFTAWAKSDLPALEDGRVYRLENVVTDEYQGRYSIKLNSTTTITELDEDIEVGDDESEIEGALVDIQSGSGLIKRCPVEGCTRVLQNGRCSEHGEVDGEFDLRIKAVLDDGTDVQEVIFDREATEGLTGIELESAKDMAKDALDTTVVVDEMAETVLGRYYRIRGPTMGRYVLANDVEKVGADADPEAVLIKARSI; from the coding sequence ATGAGCGACGTACACGACACCGCCGAATCCGTTTACGAGCAATTTTCAGACCACCTCGACGTCACCGTCGACGACATCGAGGGCCGCCTCGACCGTCTCGTCTCCGACTACAAAGTGCCGCTCTCGGAGGCGCGGCGCAGCGTCGAAAACCACTACCTCGACGAGGCTGGCCTCGATCGGGACGACCTGGGTCGCGGCAGCGACACCGACGTCGAAGTCGCCGATATCGACGAGCCGGAGCAGTGGGTCAACGTGACCGTCAAGGTCGTCGATCTCTGGGACGCGCGCAGCGATGCGGTCGGACAGGTCGGCCTCGTGGGCGACGAGACGGGAACCATCAAGTTCACCGCGTGGGCGAAATCCGACCTCCCAGCACTCGAGGACGGCAGGGTCTACCGTCTCGAGAACGTCGTCACTGACGAGTACCAGGGCCGCTACTCCATCAAACTCAACAGCACCACGACGATCACCGAACTCGACGAGGACATCGAGGTCGGTGACGACGAGTCCGAGATCGAGGGCGCGCTCGTCGACATCCAGTCCGGCAGCGGTCTCATCAAGCGCTGTCCGGTCGAGGGATGCACCCGGGTCCTCCAGAACGGGCGCTGTTCCGAACACGGCGAGGTCGACGGCGAGTTCGACCTCCGCATCAAGGCAGTCCTCGACGATGGAACGGACGTCCAGGAAGTCATCTTCGACCGCGAGGCGACCGAGGGTCTGACCGGTATCGAACTCGAATCGGCGAAGGACATGGCCAAGGACGCCCTGGACACGACCGTCGTCGTCGACGAGATGGCCGAGACGGTCCTCGGCAGATACTACCGGATACGGGGCCCCACGATGGGGCGCTACGTCCTGGCGAACGACGTCGAGAAGGTTGGAGCCGACGCCGATCCCGAGGCCGTGCTGATCAAAGCGAGGTCGATATAG
- a CDS encoding DUF7091 family protein: MQDSDVLDTLRRAARRAGQQVASARQEYRRGRIEGSLPTDPEGRARIVCRRAAEQRAVRIEDGQPACFEAGHPACESCAADVEEGVIETW, from the coding sequence ATGCAGGATTCGGACGTCCTCGACACGCTCCGCCGGGCCGCCAGGCGGGCGGGCCAGCAGGTCGCGAGCGCCCGACAGGAGTATCGCCGTGGCCGCATCGAGGGATCGCTGCCGACCGATCCCGAGGGACGGGCCCGTATCGTCTGCCGGCGCGCCGCTGAACAGCGAGCCGTTCGGATCGAGGACGGCCAGCCCGCGTGTTTCGAGGCGGGACATCCCGCCTGCGAAAGTTGCGCGGCCGACGTCGAGGAGGGCGTGATCGAGACGTGGTGA
- a CDS encoding Tfx family DNA-binding protein — protein MTADVPDVEEILDVAGFDPDESVLTRRQAEVLALRERGVSQADIADVLGTSRANVSKVESSARDNVAKSKETVAFAETLKAPVQVDIEPGTDLYEVPDLVYEACDRNGVKVPYSAPEVMKLVSDNAGDAVTGREVRSQILVGVTSDGTMRVRARPD, from the coding sequence ATGACTGCGGACGTCCCCGACGTCGAAGAGATACTCGACGTGGCAGGGTTCGATCCCGACGAGAGCGTGTTGACCCGCCGGCAAGCGGAGGTGCTGGCCCTCCGCGAGCGAGGCGTCTCGCAGGCCGACATCGCCGACGTGCTCGGTACCTCCCGAGCCAACGTCTCGAAGGTGGAATCGAGTGCCCGCGACAACGTCGCCAAGTCGAAAGAGACCGTCGCTTTCGCCGAGACCCTCAAGGCCCCGGTCCAGGTGGACATCGAACCGGGAACCGACCTCTACGAGGTGCCGGATCTGGTGTACGAGGCGTGCGATCGCAACGGGGTGAAAGTCCCCTATTCCGCACCCGAGGTGATGAAACTCGTCAGCGACAACGCCGGCGACGCCGTCACGGGCCGGGAGGTCCGATCCCAGATCCTCGTCGGCGTCACCAGCGACGGGACCATGCGCGTCCGTGCGCGACCGGATTGA
- a CDS encoding TRAM domain-containing protein, with protein sequence MPDCPLADDCPNFSERVSGMGCQHFGDRGGMDWCNHYGQPIEDLKTAPVVPGEEVDVEVTDMHESGAGVGHHADSGFVIMVDGVLPVSRARVKITRVKSNYAQADLVEKLPDEPEDDTEEDEDEEDEEKEDGSDDESDESEEDEEEKTRRPPQKDNPRLGSRENFWGS encoded by the coding sequence ATGCCCGACTGTCCGCTCGCCGACGACTGCCCAAACTTCTCGGAGCGTGTTTCTGGCATGGGCTGCCAGCACTTCGGAGACCGTGGTGGTATGGACTGGTGTAACCACTACGGTCAACCCATCGAGGACCTCAAGACGGCACCGGTCGTCCCCGGCGAGGAGGTCGACGTCGAGGTCACCGACATGCACGAAAGCGGAGCTGGAGTCGGCCATCACGCGGACAGCGGCTTCGTCATCATGGTCGACGGCGTCCTACCGGTCTCCCGGGCCAGAGTCAAGATTACGAGGGTCAAGTCGAACTACGCCCAGGCAGACCTCGTCGAGAAGCTCCCGGACGAACCCGAGGACGATACAGAAGAAGACGAGGACGAAGAGGACGAGGAAAAAGAGGACGGAAGCGACGACGAATCGGACGAGTCCGAGGAAGACGAAGAGGAAAAAACGCGTCGCCCCCCACAGAAGGACAACCCCCGACTGGGCAGTCGAGAAAACTTCTGGGGTAGCTAG